One Fusarium poae strain DAOMC 252244 chromosome 4, whole genome shotgun sequence DNA window includes the following coding sequences:
- a CDS encoding hypothetical protein (TransMembrane:2 (o72-104i124-149o)), translated as MSRIQIPLDVITSRLNFGDRFQGLRSGPLSGRFSNLRPVNEFLDFKRLSKPNNFVEMQSRVNYNLSHYSSNYAVVFVMLSIYALLTNWLLLFDIILVVVGMWFIGKLDGHDLEIGTFRASCSQLYTALVCVAVPLGLIASPFSTLLWLIGASGVTILGHAAFLDKPIDEAFSGEARRTEGGAASRGRPGGDVRVEELDSGDDARGVGASSGSRFASDPLRFTGIDVGNSERGLVRRGHYDDSEDSEDDSESSEDEEFEQYIAELASHDPEEALVQSAMHRIERAKARGRTDVDLNDEEIAALERRRKRDEAAKKKKSSKKRTKDPSRVAVPLTQLESSSSRKKKDSFTSQSRQPSRSNSNLTEGHSRSSVSSLPPTATTNRPRSGTTTSSQSRVRAPSASRQPSDSSAVVRRGRNSSQAPADPFQFQVAGAQRSSGSRKSSRQVHDDGTSESEDSEEEYDGREDSIETTSSDGSGAQIVVEESSPEPVKPESTRRNPTRTSTSSSTSKRKPTTTTTSSGRRKK; from the exons ATGTCTCGCATTCAGATCCCGCTCGACGTTATCACGTCCCGCCTCAACTTTGGCGATCGCTTCCAGGGCCTCCGATCTGGTCCTCTCAGTGGCCGCTTCTCCAACCTGCGACCTGTCAACGAGTTCCTCGACTTCAAGCGTCTCTCCAAGCCTAACAACTTTGTTGAGATGCAGTCGCGAGTCAACTACAACCTGAGCCACTACTCCAGCAACTATGCTGTCGTCTTTGTTATGCTTAGTATCTATGCCCTCCTCACCAACTGGTTGTTGCTCTTCGACATCATCCTCGTGGTTGTGGGCATGTGGTTCATTGGAAAGCTCGACGGACATGATCTTGAAATTGGCACCTTCCGTGCCTCGTGTTCGCAGCTTTACACTGCACTTGTTTGTGTCGCCGTGCCTCTGGGTCTGATTGCTTCGCCTTTCTCGACCCTGCTCTGGCTCATTGGCGCATCTGGCGTGACCATCCTCGGTCACGCTGCATTTTTGGATAAGCCCATCGATGAGGCTTTTTCCGGGGAGGCG AGGAGAACAGAAGGGGGTGCTGCGTCTCGCGGACGTCCAGGGGGAGACGTCCGTGTGGAGGAATTGGATTCAGGTGATGATGCCCGAGGTGTCGGTGCTTCGTCAGGGTCTCGCTTTGCGAGTGACCCTCTTCGTTTTACGGGAATAGATGTGGGCAACTCCGAAAGGGGTTTGGTACGCAGGGGTCATTATGATGACTCGGAGGATTCAGAAGATGATAGCGAAAGcagtgaggatgaggagtTCGAGCAATATATTGCCGAACTGGCTTCTCATGACCCGGAGGAGGCGCTGGTACAGTCAGCGATGCACCGCATCGAACGTGCAAAGGCCAGGGGAAGAACAGATGTCGATCTCAACGATGAAGAAATTGCAGCTTTGGAGCGACGACGCAAGCGAGACGAGGccgcaaagaagaagaagagtagCAAGAAGCGCACCAAGGACCCGTCACGAGTCGCTGTGCCTCTGACCCAGCTCgagtcttcatcatcacgcAAAAAGAAAGATTCATTCACGAGCCAGTCCAGACAACCATCTCGATCGAACAGCAATCTCACCGAGGGTCATTCGCGCTCTTCTGTGAGCAGTCTTccaccaacagcaacaacaaatcGACCACGCTCAGGCACTACTACCTCATCTCAAAGTCGAGTGAGGGCGCCATCAGCTAGTCGACAGCCTTCTGACAGTTCAGCTGTTGTTCGCCGAGGCAGGAACTCAAGTCAAGCTCCCGCAGATCCTTTCCAGTTCCAAGTCGCAGGTGCACAGCGAAGCTCTGGATCCCGAAAGAGCTCTCGCCAAGTCCATGATGATGGCACAAGTGAGAGTGAAGATAGCGAGGAGGAGTATGATGGAAGGGAAGATTCAATCGAGACAACTTCCAGTGACGGCAGCGGTGCTCAGATTGTTGTCGAAGAGTCATCTCCTGAGCCTGTCAAGCCTGAGTCTACCAGGAGAAATCCTACCCGAACTTCTACCTCGTCCTCTACATCCAAGCGAAAgccgacaacaacaacaacatccagTGGACGCCGGAAGAAGTAA
- a CDS encoding hypothetical protein (BUSCO:25394at5125~CAZy:GT62) — MARPMGAVRLKKTNPITLALGAILCIFIIVFLVSPSGKSVTARRFESVTAEHHLSPPTSPYRKSKSRSGVPLKPPPVVHYNLNNVTITTEPIKNRENVLILTPMSRFYPGYWENLLRLSYPHELITLGFILPKTKEGNQATAELQEFIHKTQKHGREAEKFKSIIILRQDFEPAIVSQDEGERHKLKNQKARRAVMSKARNSLLFTTLGPDTSWVLWLDADIIETPPTLIQDLASYDKPLIVPNCFQRYYDEEHKQMSERPYDFNSWQDSETAQALAAKMGPDDILLEGYAEMPTYRMLMAYLATEGGDRNMLLPLDGVGGTALLVKADVHRDGAMFPPFSFYHLIETEGFAKMARRLGWQSWGLPNYKVYHYNE, encoded by the exons ATGGCCCGTCCCATGGGGGCTGTTCGTCTCAAAAAGACGAATCCCATCACCCTTGCGCTCGGAGCGATCCTgtgcatcttcatcatcgtctttcTCGTTTCGCCTTCCGGCAAATCCGTCACCGCTAGACGGTTCGAATCCGTTACCGCAGAGCATCATTTGTCGCCGCCGACTTCACCGTACCGAAAGTCAAAATCCCGATCTGGCGTGCCTCTCAAGCCACCACCCGTCGTGCATTACAACCTTAACAACGTCACCATTACCACAGAGCCCATTAAGAACCGAGAAAATGTCCTCATTTTGACTCCCATGTCGCGGTTCTATCCCGGCTATTGGGAGAATCTTTTGCGATTGAGTTATCCTCATGAACTTATCACACTAGGTTTCATCCtgcccaagaccaaggagggTAATCAAGCCACCGCCGAATTGCAGGAGTTTATCCACAAGACACAGAAGCATGGCCGCGAAGCCGAAAAGTTCAAGAGCATCATCATTCTGCGACAGGATTTCGAGCCTGCCATTGTGTCTCAGGACGAAGGCGAGCGTCACAAGCTCAAGAACCAAAAGGCCCGCCGTGCAGTCATGTCCAAGGCTCGCAATTCTCTGCTCTTTACTACTCTCGGTCCGGATACATCCTGGGTTCTGTGGCTGGATGCCGACATTATCGAAACACCGCCAACACTGATTCAGGATCTCGCTTCCTATGACAAGCCACTTATTGTCCCCAACTGCTTCCAGCGATACTACGACGAGGAGCATAAGCAAATGTCTGAGCGTCCGTACGATTTCAACAGCTGGCAAGACAGCGAGACGGCGCAGGCTCTTGCCGCCAAGATGGGCCCTGACGACATTCTTCTCGAAGGCTATGCTGAAATGCCTACATACCGAATGCTCATGGCATACCTGGCGACTGAGGGCGGCGATCGCAACATGCTCTTACCACTCGATGGCGTTGGGGGTACTGCCCTCCTAGTTAAGGCCGACGTTCATCGTGATGGTGCCATGTTCCCTCCATTCTCTTTCTACCACCTCATCGAGACCGAGGGATTCGCCAAGATGGCGAGGCGATTAGGCTGGCAGTCATGGGGTCTTCCCAACTACAAG GTCTACCACTACAACGAGTAG
- a CDS encoding hypothetical protein (BUSCO:9281at5125) yields MDQADIPALLARMASDEDASRKMAVFKLQNSINDPAFADVFISTGGLVVLRRLVMTSAGNTLAYSLQSLTRLLEVDMGWDIFEGPTSGDLVERVVELIVTNPLVNILRGAMSILVALVGHSQSTHQSGTTNRIPVTFGFRALKPAVAVYPQFFELVIQQLQSADHALCANALMLINALIRDAVSDDSTMNGGKANAGSGEDWAKFIKRLQDLGLIKAVHRLMQSSALQDLAHPMLEFQTLTKILLRKWREVDVDLERPEHRRALKGLHLASAPERVPVNGHSPGQDSHEAPTKKGSRRHNPEKWRRLGFETESPAQEFDMTGFLGMMDLTDYVRKNEDGFQKMLLEQAGKPASGRCPVARASFAVTMILYDHFDIDKTDLDDVRSYQLLESKDHDRLFRPLLLQWSRLHTAGLHSFFRVWKLTGAEKGDFEKVAELVRILVDSVVGVSRRTKDVAEVEEEMQEYDVPRLREQQMGLLEMSFENTWGQHLQQVREELKQEALQFVKEQRIRCLLQGSWFSKPTPKRDNNSQVKHRLFTPTPWRYAKLSHNRRYLHYADFEERTISGPGLDSLAEKVDLSTISSVVSNVSAPTEDTRSTFSDMMGKDSAPKTTTKITIYSFANPTEASRGAEAKEQPILTLWPLSHSLASEWLDGLLMLLNQTPITAETNKLISLVSEYGLKIRLLNVRMDTAFEGPEPGAGVIPSREGLDDDYFFEV; encoded by the coding sequence ATGGATCAAGCAGACATACCTGCGCTACTGGCGCGTATGGCCAGCGATGAAGATGCGTCACGAAAAATGGCAGTGTTCAAACTACAGAACTCGATTAACGATCCCGCTTTCGCCGACGTTTTCATTTCCACCGGCGGTCTTGTCGTCCTCCGTCGACTTGTCATGACATCTGCCGGCAACACGCTTGCTTACTCTCTCCAAAGTTTAACACGGCTGCTAGAAGTCGATATGGGATGGGATATCTTTGAAGGCCCAACATCTGGGGATCTTGTTGAGCGCGTCGTCGAATTGATCGTTACAAACCCCCTGGTCAATATCTTGAGAGGTGCCATGTCGATCCTGGTCGCTCTTGTCGGCCACTCTCAGTCCACTCACCAAAGTGGTACCACGAACCGAATTCCAGTAACGTTTGGGTTTCGTGCCTTGAAGCCAGCCGTTGCTGTGTACCCGCAATTCTTCGAGTTGGTCATACAACAGTTGCAGAGCGCCGACCATGCTTTGTGTGCCAACGCTCTCATGTTGATCAACGCCCTAATCAGGGACGCCGTGTCAGACGATAGTACAATGAATGGTGGGAAAGCGAATGCTGGCTCGGGAGAGGACTGGGCAAAGTTTATCAAGAGGCTACAAGACCTAGGGCTGATTAAGGCTGTCCACAGGCTTATGCAAAGCTCTGCCCTCCAAGATCTAGCACATCCCATGTTGGAGTTTCAGACGCTGACAAAGATATTGTTGAGGAAGTGGCGAGAGGTCGATGTTGATCTGGAGCGGCCCGAACATCGAAGAGCTCTCAAGGGGCTTCATCTAGCGAGCGCACCGGAGCGAGTCCCTGTAAATGGCCATTCCCCAGGGCAAGACTCGCATGAGGCACCGACAAAGAAAGGGAGCAGACGACACAATCCGGAGAAGTGGAGGAGATTGGGATTCGAGACCGAGAGTCCTGCGCAGGAGTTCGACATGACCGGTTTCCTGGGTATGATGGATTTGACCGACTACGTACGCAAGAACGAAGATGGATTCCAAAAGATGTTACTCGAGCAAGCGGGAAAACCTGCGTCTGGACGATGCCCTGTTGCTAGGGCCAGTTTTGCTGTTACCATGATCCTGTACGACCACTTCGACATTGACAAGACGGATCTGGACGATGTCAGGAGCTACCAATTGTTGGAATCCAAGGACCACGACAGACTGTTCAGACCCCTGCTGCTTCAGTGGTCTCGGCTACATACCGCAGGCCTGCATTCCTTTTTCCGTGTCTGGAAACTCACCGGCGCGGAAAAAGGTGATTTCGAAAAGGTAGCCGAACTGGTTAGGATCCTGGTCGACTCAGTTGTTGGGGTCTCGAGAAGAACAAAGGATGTGGCTGAAGTGGAAGAAGAAATGCAAGAGTATGACGTACCACGACTACGAGAGCAACAAATGGGTCTTTTGGAGATGTCATTTGAGAATACCTGGGGACAGCATCTACAGCAAGTGAGGGAAGAACTAAAACAGGAGGCTCTGCAGTTCGTCAAGGAGCAGCGAATCCGATGCCTGCTACAAGGATCTTGGTTCTCGAAGCCTACGCCAAAGCGAGACAACAATAGCCAAGTCAAACATCGACTATTTACACCTACACCTTGGCGATATGCCAAACTATCTCACAATCGGCGATATTTACACTACGCTGATTTTGAAGAGAGGACAATATCGGGCCCTGGGCTGGATTCACTTGCTGAAAAGGTTGATCTGAGCACCATAAGCTCTGTTGTTTCCAACGTATCTGCACCCACTGAAGACACGCGAAGTACCTTTAGTGATATGATGGGCAAGGATTCTGCTCCAAAGACAACTACCAAGATCACTATCTACAGTTTTGCGAACCCCACCGAGGCATCGCGGGGAGCGGAAGCTAAGGAGCAGCCAATTTTGACGCTGTGGCCATTGAGTCACAGTCTGGCCTCAGAGTGGCTGGATGGTCTTTTGATGCTATTGAATCAGACTCCCATCACGGCAGAAACCAACAAGCTGATTAGTCTGGTGAGCGAATACGGGCTCAAGATCCGATTGTTGAATGTACGGATGGACACGGCCTTTGAGGGTCCGGAACCCGGAGCTGGAGTGATTCCGAGCCGGGAGGGTCTGGATGATGACTACTTTTTTGAGGtctga